A DNA window from Allokutzneria albata contains the following coding sequences:
- a CDS encoding RNA polymerase sigma factor: MLPLPPVAFRWKTVARRGSRMLHSRSSDLDGEQPGWALVEPLYMAHRPAARAAAASILGPAHDVEDIIQDATVKAAQRIHTLRDSARARSWYLAIVSRQALDRWRQRARQHQRTATSSLDQLADGLEAGQNSVRVLPVEDYPDLRLAFEFIDTLPGKQRAAYLLRHYFGMDRDSIAEVLGCGAATVSVHLFRAQAKVDKEFR, from the coding sequence ATGCTGCCGTTGCCTCCGGTGGCCTTCAGGTGGAAGACCGTCGCACGGAGGGGGTCGCGCATGCTGCATTCCAGAAGCAGCGATCTGGACGGTGAGCAACCGGGCTGGGCGCTGGTCGAGCCCCTGTACATGGCACATCGACCCGCTGCTCGTGCGGCAGCGGCTTCGATCCTCGGCCCCGCACACGATGTGGAGGACATCATCCAGGACGCCACTGTCAAGGCGGCACAACGCATTCACACATTGCGCGACTCGGCAAGGGCACGCAGCTGGTACCTGGCGATCGTGAGCAGGCAAGCGCTCGACCGGTGGCGGCAGCGAGCGCGGCAGCATCAGCGCACAGCGACGTCATCGCTCGACCAACTGGCTGACGGGTTGGAGGCGGGCCAGAACTCAGTTCGGGTGCTGCCGGTCGAGGACTACCCGGACCTGCGGCTGGCTTTCGAGTTCATCGACACGCTGCCCGGAAAGCAACGAGCCGCATACCTGTTGCGCCACTACTTCGGCATGGATCGCGACTCCATCGCGGAGGTGCTGGGCTGCGGCGCGGCGACGGTGTCAGTGCACCTGTTCCGAGCACAGGCCAAAGTGGACAAGGAGTTTCGGTGA
- a CDS encoding RNA polymerase sigma factor — translation MRRGDGVSAPVPSTGQSGQGVSVTAAVANDDFDWDDDETLRRARRDADQSVTTDSVRAFIRQIGKVALLNAEQEVELARRIEAGLYAAEKLDSDVELSDQARRDLRWIVRDGERAKNHLLEANLRLVVSLAKRYTGRGMAFLDLIQEGNLGLIRAVEKFDYTKGFKFSTYATWWIRQAITRAMADQARTIRIPVHMVEVINKLGRIQRELLQDLGRAPSPDELAKEMDITPEKVLEIQQYAREPVSLNQTIGDESDSQLGDFIEDTDAVVAFDEISFTLLRDELSSVLATLSEREAGVVRLRFGLTDGQPRTLDEIGQVYGVTRERIRQIESKTMSKLRHPSRSQVLRDYLP, via the coding sequence CTGCGGCGCGGCGACGGTGTCAGTGCACCTGTTCCGAGCACAGGCCAAAGTGGACAAGGAGTTTCGGTGACTGCAGCTGTGGCCAACGACGATTTCGACTGGGACGACGACGAAACGCTGCGACGAGCGCGACGGGACGCCGACCAGAGCGTGACGACCGACTCGGTTCGTGCCTTCATCAGACAGATCGGCAAGGTCGCCCTCCTCAACGCCGAGCAGGAGGTCGAACTCGCCCGCCGCATCGAGGCGGGCCTCTACGCGGCCGAAAAGTTGGACAGCGATGTCGAGCTCAGCGATCAGGCTCGACGGGATCTGCGGTGGATCGTCCGCGACGGTGAGCGGGCCAAGAACCACCTGCTGGAGGCCAACCTCCGCCTCGTGGTCTCCCTCGCCAAGCGCTACACCGGCCGCGGCATGGCCTTCCTCGACCTCATCCAGGAAGGCAACCTCGGCCTCATCCGCGCCGTCGAGAAGTTCGACTACACCAAAGGATTCAAGTTCTCCACCTACGCCACGTGGTGGATCCGCCAGGCCATCACCCGCGCCATGGCCGACCAGGCCCGCACCATCCGCATCCCGGTGCACATGGTCGAGGTCATCAACAAGCTCGGCCGCATCCAGCGCGAGCTGCTCCAGGACCTGGGCCGCGCTCCGTCGCCCGACGAGCTGGCCAAGGAAATGGACATCACCCCCGAGAAGGTCCTGGAGATCCAGCAGTACGCCCGCGAACCTGTCTCACTGAACCAGACCATCGGCGATGAGAGCGACTCCCAGCTCGGTGACTTCATCGAGGACACGGACGCTGTGGTGGCGTTCGACGAGATCTCCTTTACGTTGCTCCGAGACGAGCTCTCGTCGGTGCTGGCGACGCTGTCCGAGCGCGAGGCGGGCGTGGTGCGGCTGCGCTTCGGCCTCACCGACGGCCAGCCCCGCACCCTCGACGAGATCGGCCAGGTCTACGGCGTGACGCGGGAACGCATCCGCCAGATCGAGTCCAAGACCATGTCGAAGCTGCGCCACCCGTCCCGGTCCCAGGTGCTGCGCGACTACCTCCCCTAG
- a CDS encoding alpha-amylase family glycosyl hydrolase, whose translation MGKVEPVLRRSPETNSTSHSTSTSSRRRGTRRSCWQVSKLRNALGEESWPNYVLSNHDRPRPATSNDPNSVRLAAMLLRTLRGTQTLYYGNELGLPGNVADQLTDADSVLNLYRSSSKSAGTTTSCYSAASWPSQIFPLTAWDTRGSMRPPWSSTSAQPDSGRSATSRRPSRVHFGQTARCLHLDMELCPYEGVHVELV comes from the coding sequence GTGGGAAAGGTGGAGCCAGTTCTTCGGCGCTCGCCTGAAACGAACTCCACCTCCCATTCAACCTCCACATCATCGAGGCGCCGTGGAACGCGAAGGAGCTGCTGGCAAGTGTCCAAGCTCAGGAACGCGCTCGGTGAAGAGAGCTGGCCGAACTACGTGCTGTCCAATCACGATCGACCGAGACCGGCAACCAGTAACGATCCCAACAGCGTTCGCCTCGCGGCAATGCTCTTGCGGACCCTACGAGGAACTCAGACCCTCTACTACGGCAACGAACTCGGTTTACCCGGCAACGTCGCGGACCAACTCACCGACGCCGACTCCGTGCTGAACCTCTACCGAAGCTCGTCGAAATCCGCAGGAACAACAACGTCTTGCTACAGCGCGGCTTCGTGGCCCTCCCAGATCTTCCCGTTGACTGCATGGGATACCCGCGGTTCGATGCGGCCGCCGTGGTCCTCCACTTCGGCGCAACCCGACTCGGGTCGTTCCGCCACCAGCCGGCGTCCATCTCGCGTCCACTTCGGACAGACAGCACGGTGCCTCCACTTGGACATGGAGTTGTGTCCGTACGAAGGAGTGCATGTGGAGCTCGTCTAG
- a CDS encoding DUF4383 domain-containing protein, giving the protein MIVGVVFLLVGVLGFIPGVTTNYETLQFAGHHSEALLLGVFQVSILHNIVHLLFGVAGLAMARSLSGAKAFLIGGGLVYLVLWLYGLVIDHDSGANFVPLNTADNWLHFVLALGMIALGFIGGRGRADNLGSR; this is encoded by the coding sequence ATGATCGTCGGCGTGGTCTTCCTGCTCGTCGGCGTTCTCGGCTTCATTCCCGGTGTGACTACGAACTACGAGACATTGCAGTTCGCCGGCCACCACTCCGAGGCACTGCTTCTCGGGGTGTTCCAGGTGTCGATTCTGCACAACATCGTCCACCTGTTGTTCGGAGTGGCCGGGCTTGCGATGGCCAGAAGCCTCTCCGGCGCCAAGGCCTTCCTGATCGGCGGCGGCTTGGTATACCTCGTGTTGTGGCTCTACGGCTTGGTCATCGACCACGACAGTGGAGCGAACTTCGTGCCGCTCAACACCGCGGACAACTGGCTGCACTTCGTGCTTGCCCTCGGCATGATCGCGCTTGGCTTCATCGGCGGTCGCGGTCGCGCCGACAACCTCGGTTCGAGATGA
- a CDS encoding TetR/AcrR family transcriptional regulator, with protein sequence MARLSRAQTQANSRAKILAAARDEFAERGFRDAKIDAIAERAGFTRGAVYSNFPGKRALYFAVLANLSENAPMPPHAEPSLTAQEALGAIARAWVARLPLADIGERDGSGRLSMDLMPEVTAETRTRLPYTQLMRLNAVLLGLALERLEPRRGRMVRIAETALTTLHGATQMAAAAPGFVEPFNVVKACEQLAALDLADSWPTPPIIAPVKHVDEPWSPPSTINSLRSEPADLSSDGVVAVLGLHRLSAAEEVVRAARAHDKITVAVVTSDPAELTPLARLAVADLWHCLRQAFPEPAWPSIQLVFDADAELAAAAGVPAVSDVTEVAVRFTRGRIIARSEGYGACHSATSVTVDQSARTTGSI encoded by the coding sequence ATGGCTCGGCTCAGCAGGGCGCAAACCCAGGCGAACAGCCGGGCCAAGATCCTGGCGGCCGCGCGAGACGAATTCGCTGAACGCGGGTTCCGCGATGCCAAGATCGATGCCATTGCCGAGCGCGCCGGTTTCACCAGAGGCGCTGTCTACTCGAACTTCCCGGGCAAGAGAGCGCTTTACTTCGCGGTGCTGGCCAACCTCTCTGAGAACGCTCCGATGCCGCCCCACGCCGAGCCGAGTCTGACCGCTCAGGAGGCTTTGGGAGCGATCGCGCGCGCATGGGTAGCGCGGCTGCCGTTGGCCGATATCGGCGAACGGGACGGTTCTGGCCGGCTGAGCATGGACTTGATGCCGGAAGTCACGGCCGAAACCCGCACGCGCCTGCCCTACACGCAGCTGATGCGGTTGAACGCGGTCCTGCTCGGCCTCGCCTTGGAACGCCTGGAACCGCGCCGCGGCCGCATGGTGCGCATCGCCGAGACAGCACTCACCACACTGCACGGTGCGACACAGATGGCCGCCGCCGCGCCCGGCTTCGTGGAGCCCTTCAACGTCGTGAAGGCGTGTGAGCAGCTGGCGGCCCTCGACCTCGCCGACTCCTGGCCGACGCCGCCGATCATCGCGCCGGTCAAGCACGTTGATGAACCGTGGTCACCACCATCCACGATCAACTCGCTTCGCTCGGAGCCCGCCGATTTGAGCAGCGACGGAGTGGTGGCTGTCCTTGGGCTGCACCGGCTTTCCGCGGCAGAAGAAGTCGTTCGGGCTGCGCGCGCCCACGACAAGATCACAGTCGCGGTGGTGACCAGCGACCCTGCCGAGCTCACGCCGCTGGCGCGGCTCGCGGTCGCGGACCTGTGGCATTGCCTCCGACAGGCTTTCCCAGAGCCCGCGTGGCCGAGCATTCAGCTGGTCTTCGACGCGGACGCCGAACTCGCCGCCGCCGCGGGGGTGCCAGCCGTCAGCGACGTGACCGAGGTGGCCGTGCGGTTCACCCGAGGACGGATCATCGCCCGTTCAGAGGGATACGGCGCATGCCACTCCGCCACCTCGGTCACCGTCGATCAGTCAGCGAGGACTACCGGCTCCATCTGA
- a CDS encoding dihydroxyacetone kinase subunit DhaK — MSARQFVNDPDEFVSQALEGLQLAHPHLVEVSTDPALVLRVVKDGAPPKVALVSGGGSGHEPLHTGFVGPGMLDAAVPGAVFASPTAYQIRAGIKAADRGRGVLLIVKNYTGDVLNFSIAAELAREENIDVEIVLVDDDLATDGGDEGGPGRRGTAAVVAVEKICGAAAERGASLTELAELGRRVVSNSRTMALALQACTHPGQQRPSFDLADDEVEFGVGIHGERGIGQRPYGPASELVPALTKPVVDALGLTRDASVIAIVNGLGSTHALELSVVHRELAAFLDGIGVRIERALVGSYVTALDMRGCSITLVRCDSALLELWNAPVHTPALAW; from the coding sequence ATGAGCGCACGGCAGTTCGTCAACGATCCGGACGAGTTCGTTTCCCAGGCGCTGGAGGGGCTCCAGCTCGCGCATCCACACCTGGTCGAGGTCAGCACCGACCCGGCCCTGGTGTTGCGCGTCGTGAAGGACGGCGCCCCACCGAAGGTCGCCCTGGTGTCCGGCGGTGGGTCCGGCCACGAACCACTGCACACCGGTTTCGTCGGCCCCGGGATGCTCGACGCGGCAGTGCCCGGAGCGGTGTTCGCGAGCCCGACCGCGTACCAGATCCGCGCAGGCATCAAGGCGGCCGACCGCGGTCGCGGCGTCCTGCTGATCGTGAAGAACTACACCGGTGACGTGCTCAACTTCTCCATCGCCGCGGAGCTCGCTCGCGAGGAGAACATCGATGTGGAGATCGTCCTGGTCGACGACGACCTCGCGACGGACGGCGGTGACGAAGGCGGCCCGGGACGCAGAGGAACGGCCGCGGTGGTCGCGGTGGAGAAGATCTGCGGCGCTGCCGCGGAGCGCGGTGCGTCCCTGACGGAGCTGGCCGAACTCGGACGGCGAGTCGTCTCGAATTCGCGCACGATGGCGCTCGCACTTCAGGCATGCACTCATCCCGGCCAGCAACGCCCGTCGTTCGACCTGGCCGACGACGAGGTGGAGTTCGGAGTCGGCATTCACGGTGAGCGCGGCATCGGGCAGCGCCCCTACGGCCCCGCCAGCGAACTCGTCCCTGCGCTCACCAAGCCCGTTGTCGACGCACTCGGTCTGACGCGCGACGCCTCGGTGATCGCGATCGTCAACGGTCTCGGTTCGACGCACGCACTGGAGCTTTCTGTCGTGCACCGCGAGCTTGCAGCGTTCTTGGACGGCATCGGGGTGCGCATCGAGCGCGCACTCGTCGGCTCGTACGTGACAGCGCTGGACATGCGGGGCTGCTCCATCACGTTGGTGCGTTGCGACTCCGCGCTGCTCGAACTGTGGAACGCCCCGGTCCATACGCCCGCACTCGCCTGGTGA
- a CDS encoding DUF222 domain-containing protein encodes MNDPRITRELEDAFRGLCAAQARFAESLAKHAERVGKRDAPYFKDEVGAMLAMSIHRANKLLSQAQTVTSRPAVFHALREGKIDMGKALLIVSQVKLLSGEQADLAEAKLLAYAPTRTYVSVRRLARQLVLKLNPEAGQERHAEKSRQRKVEKTNLDDGMCVLRVLLTSVSGALVWDRIDRLARSAAVPGDPRTLDQKRADVALDLLLGKATSAPQGRPDVQVTVPLSTLMGLNDDPGALAGYGPIPASVAREIAAGGTWKRILTDPATGIALDRGRTEYEPSEALKEFVKVRDGICSAIGCNQPASKCVIDHCKPADGTELSASDIKPTCTYHLRMRHESGWECHHLSDGRHFWATPSGRVYESESEPIGDPKPSQGMPSDDPGPHAA; translated from the coding sequence ATGAACGATCCCAGAATCACTCGTGAGCTCGAGGACGCGTTCCGCGGCTTGTGCGCCGCACAGGCGCGGTTCGCTGAGTCCCTGGCCAAGCACGCCGAGCGCGTGGGCAAGCGCGATGCGCCGTACTTCAAAGACGAGGTCGGAGCCATGCTGGCGATGTCGATACATCGCGCCAACAAGTTGTTGTCCCAAGCCCAGACAGTGACCTCGCGTCCGGCGGTCTTCCACGCCTTGCGCGAGGGAAAGATCGACATGGGCAAGGCCCTGTTGATCGTCAGTCAGGTCAAGCTGCTCTCCGGAGAACAGGCCGACCTGGCAGAGGCGAAGCTCTTGGCGTACGCACCGACCCGCACCTACGTCTCCGTACGGCGGCTCGCACGGCAGCTCGTCCTCAAGTTGAACCCGGAAGCCGGGCAGGAACGTCACGCGGAGAAGTCCAGACAGCGCAAGGTGGAAAAGACGAACCTCGACGACGGCATGTGCGTACTCCGCGTGCTGCTCACCTCTGTCAGTGGAGCGCTGGTGTGGGATCGCATCGACCGCCTCGCGCGCAGCGCCGCCGTGCCTGGGGACCCCCGAACCCTGGATCAGAAGCGAGCGGATGTCGCACTCGACCTGCTGCTGGGCAAGGCCACCTCAGCTCCTCAAGGCCGACCGGACGTCCAGGTCACCGTGCCCCTCAGCACACTGATGGGCCTCAACGACGATCCCGGTGCGCTCGCCGGGTATGGCCCGATCCCCGCATCGGTCGCCAGGGAAATCGCGGCCGGCGGGACGTGGAAGCGAATCCTCACCGATCCGGCCACGGGCATCGCTCTGGACAGGGGACGGACAGAGTACGAGCCCTCAGAAGCGTTGAAGGAGTTCGTCAAGGTCCGCGACGGCATCTGCTCGGCGATCGGTTGCAACCAGCCCGCGAGCAAGTGCGTCATCGACCATTGCAAGCCGGCCGACGGCACAGAACTGTCAGCTTCGGACATCAAACCCACATGCACGTACCACTTGCGCATGCGTCACGAGTCCGGCTGGGAGTGCCACCACCTGTCCGACGGCAGGCACTTCTGGGCGACGCCGTCCGGGCGCGTCTACGAAAGCGAGTCCGAGCCGATCGGCGACCCGAAACCGTCCCAGGGCATGCCATCGGACGATCCGGGGCCGCATGCGGCTTGA
- a CDS encoding S9 family peptidase, protein MISDASSATPTSFDDLDSYIALPRIEGLRLAPDGRRLVVGVALPDAENARYTKALWEVDPDGRRPARRLTRSEQGETAVAFGPDGDLLFLSSRPRPDSDEDTAKTALWSLPVNGGEARVIASPAGGVRGVVVSENGTVVFGSDMMPSAPDFVSDKEIRSARRKAGVSVILHEENPIRFWDHDLGPDRTRLLATTLTGDSGEITDVTGHVGRALWDSSSWDITPDGSTAVASWAVAEARGAQRQILVAIDLATGDRRTLVDDVAHQYGAPRVSPTGEHVAFEVNERCTPEGPGDNWLAVVPVAGGEVRHVAENWDRWPHIACWSPDGAALVVVAADHGRAPVWRVDIETGEATRLTLDDAAYSDVQISQDGKIYALRSAVDSPPAPVRISESGVEPLRGPAEVLKAQYDLPGRLEEITITAADGTPVRGWLALPHDASADTPAPLVLKIHGGPVMSVNSWSWRANPWVYVAKGYAVLMPDFALSIGYGLDFVRRGWGQWGGKPYTDLMEMTDAAQQRADVDSSRAAVVGGSFGGYMANWVAGHTDRFSAIASHASVWHLDTAADVEYEFRREMTPEVMDANSPHNFVDAISTPMLLLHGDRDYRVPIGEAMRLWWDLAARLRAEDGSGPHKFLYFPDENHWILSPTHSKIWYSTIIAFFDHHVLGKDWQRPYLLG, encoded by the coding sequence GTGATCTCCGACGCCAGCAGCGCAACCCCTACCTCGTTCGACGACCTCGACTCCTACATCGCTCTGCCCAGGATCGAAGGCCTTCGCCTCGCACCGGACGGACGCAGGCTCGTCGTGGGCGTGGCGCTTCCGGACGCGGAAAACGCCCGCTACACCAAGGCTTTGTGGGAGGTCGACCCCGATGGTCGGCGGCCGGCGCGGCGGTTGACGCGCAGCGAGCAGGGCGAGACCGCGGTCGCGTTCGGCCCTGACGGCGACCTGCTCTTCCTGTCGTCGCGGCCGCGTCCGGACAGCGATGAGGACACGGCCAAGACGGCGCTGTGGTCGCTGCCTGTGAACGGGGGCGAGGCGAGGGTCATCGCGAGTCCCGCCGGGGGCGTTCGAGGCGTCGTGGTCAGCGAGAACGGGACCGTCGTGTTCGGCTCGGACATGATGCCTTCCGCCCCTGACTTCGTCTCGGACAAAGAAATCCGAAGCGCTCGGCGGAAGGCGGGCGTGTCGGTGATCCTGCACGAGGAGAACCCGATCCGGTTCTGGGACCACGACCTCGGGCCGGACCGCACTCGGCTTCTGGCGACCACCCTGACCGGGGACAGCGGCGAGATCACCGATGTCACCGGGCACGTCGGCCGGGCACTGTGGGACAGCAGCTCCTGGGACATCACGCCAGACGGCAGCACTGCGGTCGCCTCGTGGGCGGTCGCCGAAGCCCGTGGCGCACAGCGGCAGATCCTCGTCGCGATCGACTTGGCGACCGGAGACCGGCGCACGCTGGTCGACGATGTCGCACACCAGTACGGCGCGCCTCGGGTGTCGCCGACCGGGGAACACGTCGCGTTCGAGGTCAACGAGCGGTGCACGCCAGAAGGCCCCGGGGACAACTGGTTGGCCGTCGTCCCGGTCGCGGGCGGCGAGGTGCGGCACGTGGCCGAGAACTGGGACCGCTGGCCGCACATCGCCTGCTGGAGCCCGGACGGCGCGGCTCTCGTGGTCGTCGCCGCCGACCACGGTCGCGCGCCCGTCTGGCGAGTGGATATCGAGACCGGGGAGGCGACTCGGCTCACCTTGGACGACGCCGCGTACTCCGATGTTCAGATCTCGCAGGACGGCAAGATCTACGCGCTCCGCTCGGCGGTCGACAGTCCGCCTGCGCCGGTCCGCATCAGTGAGTCCGGCGTCGAGCCGCTGCGAGGACCCGCCGAGGTGCTCAAGGCTCAGTACGACCTGCCGGGGCGGCTGGAGGAAATCACGATCACCGCCGCGGACGGCACGCCGGTGCGCGGGTGGCTCGCGCTTCCGCACGACGCGAGCGCGGACACGCCCGCACCACTCGTGCTGAAGATCCACGGCGGGCCGGTCATGTCGGTCAACTCCTGGTCATGGCGCGCCAATCCATGGGTCTACGTCGCCAAGGGATACGCGGTCCTGATGCCCGATTTCGCGCTGTCCATCGGCTACGGACTGGATTTCGTGCGGCGCGGCTGGGGCCAGTGGGGCGGCAAGCCCTACACGGACCTCATGGAGATGACCGATGCCGCACAGCAGCGCGCTGACGTGGATTCCTCCAGAGCAGCGGTGGTCGGTGGCTCCTTCGGCGGATACATGGCGAACTGGGTCGCCGGGCACACCGACAGGTTCTCGGCGATCGCCAGCCACGCGTCCGTGTGGCACTTGGACACGGCGGCAGACGTGGAGTACGAGTTCCGCCGGGAAATGACGCCCGAGGTGATGGACGCCAACTCCCCGCACAACTTCGTCGACGCCATCAGCACGCCGATGTTGCTGCTGCACGGTGACCGGGACTACCGCGTGCCGATCGGCGAGGCGATGCGGCTGTGGTGGGATCTCGCGGCCCGGCTGCGGGCCGAGGACGGATCAGGGCCACACAAGTTCCTGTACTTCCCGGACGAGAACCACTGGATCCTCTCCCCGACCCATTCGAAGATCTGGTACTCGACGATCATCGCGTTCTTCGACCACCACGTGCTCGGAAAGGATTGGCAGCGGCCGTATTTGCTCGGCTGA
- the dhaL gene encoding dihydroxyacetone kinase subunit DhaL gives MTTLTTEHARAWADRFVAVGAERDSELTELDRQAGDGDYGTNLRSALRRAAVNLSAGADSPHEVFLAVSEAFLNTGGTSGPLFGMWFREFAKAAKERDVTAAVLGEAATNAVAVVQRLGKAEVGHKTMVDAMVPAAEALSAAAARGATVSDALAEAASAAHAGAASTEKLLAKRGRASYVGEHARGVIDPGALTVAYFFDAAAPSQG, from the coding sequence ATGACCACCCTCACCACCGAACACGCTCGCGCCTGGGCGGACCGGTTCGTCGCTGTCGGCGCCGAGCGCGACTCCGAGCTGACGGAACTCGATCGTCAGGCGGGCGACGGCGATTACGGCACGAATCTCCGCTCCGCGTTGCGCAGAGCTGCGGTCAATCTGTCAGCTGGAGCGGATTCTCCACATGAGGTGTTCCTCGCGGTTTCGGAGGCTTTCCTCAACACGGGTGGCACCAGCGGCCCGTTGTTCGGCATGTGGTTCCGCGAATTCGCCAAGGCCGCCAAGGAAAGGGACGTCACGGCCGCAGTGCTCGGAGAAGCCGCGACGAACGCCGTAGCGGTCGTGCAGCGCCTCGGCAAGGCGGAGGTCGGGCACAAGACGATGGTGGACGCGATGGTTCCCGCTGCCGAAGCCCTCAGCGCCGCAGCCGCCCGCGGAGCCACCGTCTCGGATGCCCTGGCCGAAGCCGCGTCTGCCGCGCACGCGGGCGCTGCGTCAACCGAGAAGCTGCTCGCCAAACGCGGTCGCGCGAGCTACGTCGGAGAACACGCTCGCGGGGTGATCGACCCGGGCGCTCTCACCGTTGCGTACTTCTTCGACGCAGCCGCTCCCTCCCAGGGCTGA
- a CDS encoding sigma-70 family RNA polymerase sigma factor: protein MNDDNWLAGQFEENRSHLRSVAFRMLGSVSEAEDAVQEAWLRLSRADTSDVRNLSGWLTTVVSRVCLDMLRSRASRREEPLDARVPEQPDRVDPEHQALQADSVGLALLVVLDTLAPVERLAFVLHDMFGVPFEEIAPIVGRSPAAARQLASRARRRVRGASHEGEADQARQREVVEAFLAASREGDFQALLAVLDPDVVLRADEVAVALSAAAKDQGAPPLASEVRGASAVADAFLGRAQEARPVLFDGVVGAAWAPGGNPRVLLDFVVAGGRILAIEVVADQEYVRQMEPVVLAD, encoded by the coding sequence GTGAACGACGACAACTGGCTTGCAGGGCAGTTCGAGGAGAACCGCAGTCATCTGCGTTCGGTGGCGTTCCGGATGCTCGGTTCGGTGAGTGAAGCCGAGGACGCCGTTCAGGAGGCGTGGCTACGGCTGAGCCGGGCCGACACGAGCGATGTGCGCAACCTGAGCGGATGGCTCACCACAGTTGTCAGTCGAGTGTGCCTGGACATGCTGCGTTCCCGTGCATCACGGCGGGAAGAGCCCTTGGACGCGCGCGTGCCAGAACAGCCCGACCGCGTCGACCCAGAGCACCAGGCGCTCCAGGCTGACTCGGTCGGGCTGGCACTGCTTGTGGTGCTGGATACCCTCGCGCCCGTTGAGCGGCTGGCCTTTGTCCTGCACGACATGTTCGGTGTGCCGTTCGAGGAGATCGCCCCGATTGTCGGTCGCAGTCCTGCCGCAGCGCGGCAACTGGCCAGTCGTGCGCGGAGGCGCGTGCGTGGCGCTTCACACGAAGGCGAGGCAGATCAAGCGCGTCAGAGGGAAGTCGTCGAGGCGTTCCTTGCTGCCTCCCGCGAAGGTGACTTCCAGGCGCTGCTTGCCGTGCTTGATCCTGACGTTGTGCTCCGAGCCGACGAAGTCGCCGTTGCCCTGTCCGCCGCAGCCAAGGACCAGGGCGCTCCGCCGCTTGCGAGCGAGGTTCGCGGTGCCTCTGCGGTGGCTGACGCGTTCCTCGGACGCGCGCAGGAGGCGCGTCCCGTGCTGTTCGACGGCGTTGTTGGCGCGGCGTGGGCACCTGGTGGCAACCCGCGTGTCCTTCTGGACTTCGTCGTGGCAGGGGGCCGGATCCTGGCGATCGAGGTCGTTGCCGATCAGGAGTACGTGCGTCAGATGGAGCCGGTAGTCCTCGCTGACTGA